A portion of the Tamandua tetradactyla isolate mTamTet1 chromosome 16, mTamTet1.pri, whole genome shotgun sequence genome contains these proteins:
- the LOC143658418 gene encoding zinc finger protein 536-like produces the protein MEEASLCLGVSSAAPEAEPHLSGPVLNGQYAMSQKLHQITSQLSHAFPELHQRPNPEEKAPAPLDEKAHVPMSGQPMGGQMALLANQLGRDVDTSLNGRVDLQQFLNGQNLGIMSQMSDIEDDARKNRKYPCPLCGKRFRFNSILSLHMRTHTGEKPFKCPYCDHRAAQKGNLKIHLRTHKLGNLGKGRGRVREENRLLHELEERAILRDKQMKNSLLQPRPDLKPPLHAQQAPLATCSLALPANPSLPDIANPVPSPKPASVQEDVVTPAAGFRCTFCKGKFKKREELDRHIRILHKPYKCTLCDFAASQEEELISHVEKAHITAESAQGQGPSGGGEQAANEFRCEVCGQVFSQAWFLKGHMRKHKDSFEHCCQICGRRFKEPWFLKNHMKVHLNKLSVKNKSPGDPEVPAPMGNLSQEAHANLYSRYLSCLQGGFVAPDKANLSEPSQLYGKGELPLKEKEVLGKLLSPISSMAHGVPEGDKHSLLGCLNLVPPLKSSCIERLQAAAKAAEMDPVNSYQAWQLMARGMAMEHGFLSKEHQLQRNHEDTLANAGVMFDKEKREYVLVGADGSKQKIPADLVHSTKVGNQRDLPSKLDPLEGSRDFLSHGLNQALEYNLQGPGSVKEKPTECPDCGRVFRTYHQVVVHSRVHKRDRKGDEEGLHACLDERRGSGSDQESQSVSRSTTPGSSNVTEESGLGGGLSQTGSAQEDSPHPSSPSSSGRLASMMAAPSPPPGEEWLSAGPRLGPVALPRQFQVIVGCWRRRVGWTLSGAILSSGHLFLGAPFPQGRDAI, from the coding sequence ATGGAAGAAGCCAGTCTGTGCCTTGGCGTGTCCTCGGCGGCCCCGGAAGCTGAGCCCCACCTGAGTGGCCCCGTTCTCAATGGCCAGTATGCCATGAGTCAGAAGTTGCACCAGATCACCTCCCAGCTCAGCCATGCCTTCCCCGAGCTGCACCAGCGGCCCAACCCCGAGGAGAAGGCACCCGCACCCCTGGATGAGAAGGCCCACGTGCCCATGAGTGGCCAGCCCATGGGCGGGCAGATGGCACTGCTGGCCAACCAACTTGGCCGCGACGTTGACACCAGTCTCAACGGGCGGGTGGACCTGCAGCAGTTCCTCAACGGGCAGAACCTGGGCATCATGTCCCAGATGAGTGACATCGAGGACGATGCCCGCAAAAACCGCAAGTACCCATGCCCACTCTGCGGGAAGCGCTTCCGCTTCAACAGCATCCTCTCTCTGCACATGCGCACCCACACGGGTGAGAAGCCCTTCAAGTGCCCCTACTGCGACCACCGGGCGGCTCAGAAGGGTAACCTCAAGATCCACCTGCGCACCCACAAGTTGGGCAATCTGGGGAAGGGGCGTGGGCGGGTGCGCGAGGAGAACCGCCTGCTGCACGAGCTAGAGGAGAGGGCCATCCTGCGGGACAAGCAGATGAAGAACAGCCTGCTGCAGCCCCGGCCTGACCTGAAGCCCCCTCTGCACGCCCAGCAGGCCCCGCTGGCAACCTGCAGCCTGGCCCTGCCCGCCAACCCCAGCCTGCCGGACATCGCCAACCCGGTGCCCTCGCCCAAGCCGGCCAGCGTGCAGGAGGACGTGGTGACCCCGGCGGCCGGCTTCCGCTGCACCTTCTGCAAGGGCAAGTTCAAGAAGCGCGAGGAGCTGGACCGCCACATCCGCATCCTGCACAAGCCCTACAAGTGCACGCTGTGTGACTTCGCTGCATCGCAAGAGGAGGAGCTCATCAGCCACGTGGAGAAGGCCCACATCACCGCCGAGTCGGCCCAGGGCCAGGGCCCCAGTGGCGGCGGGGAGCAGGCAGCCAACGAGTTCCGCTGCGAGGTGTGCGGCCAGGTGTTCAGCCAGGCGTGGTTCCTGAAGGGTCACATGCGGAAGCACAAGGACTCCTTCGAGCACTGCTGCCAGATCTGTGGCCGGCGCTtcaaggagccctggttccttaAGAACCACATGAAGGTCCACCTTAACAAGCTGTCGGTGAAGAACAAGTCCCCCGGCGACCCCGAGGTGCCCGCGCCCATGGGCAACCTGTCCCAGGAGGCCCACGCCAACCTGTACTCCAGGTACCTCTCCTGCCTGCAGGGTGGCTTTGTGGCCCCCGACAAAGCCAATCTGAGCGAGCCCAGCCAGCTCTATGGCAAAGGGGAGCTGCCCCTGAAGGAGAAGGAGGTCCTTGGAAAGCTGCTGTCCCCCATCTCTAGCATGGCCCACGGCGTCCCCGAAGGTGACAAGCACTCCCTCCTGGGATGCCTCAACCTCGTGCCGCCGCTAAAATCCAGCTGCATCGAGCGGTTGCAAGCTGCTGCCAAAGCTGCCGAGATGGACCCCGTGAACAGCTACCAGGCTTGGCAGCTCATGGCCAGGGGCATGGCCATGGAACACGGCTTCTTGTCTAAAGAGCATCAGCTACAGCGCAACCATGAAGACACTTTGGCAAACGCCGGAGTGATGTTTGATAAGGAGAAGCGAGAGTACGTGTTAGTGGGAGCAGATGGCTCCAAACAGAAAATTCCTGCTGATTTGGTTCACAGCACTAAAGTGGGCAATCAGAGAGACCTGCCAAGTAAGCTCGACCCTTTAGAAGGCAGCCGGGATTTTTTGTCTCACGGGCTGAACCAGGCGCTGGAGTACAACCTGCAGGGGCCCGGGAGTGTGAAGGAGAAGCCCACCGAGTGCCCCGACTGCGGCCGGGTGTTCCGCACCTACCACCAGGTGGTCGTGCACTCCCGCGTGCACAAGCGGGACCGCAAGGGCGACGAGGAGGGGCTGCATGCGTGCCTGGACGAGCGGCGCGGCTCCGGCAGCGACCAGGAGTCCCAGTCGGTGAGCCGCTCCACCACGCCCGGGTCCTCCAACGTGACCGAGGAGAGCGGGCTCGGAGGCGGCCTCTCCCAGACCGGGAGTGCCCAGGAGGACAGCCCGCACCCCTCCTCGCCGTCCTCCTCAGGTAGGTTGGCCAGCATGATGGcagccccttccccacctccaggGGAGGAGTGGCTGTCAGCGGGCCCTCGACTGGGGCCGGTGGCTCTGCCACGTCAGTTCCAAGTCATCGTGGGCTGTTGGAGGAGGAGGGTGGGCTGGACGCTGAGTGGGGCCATTCTTTCCTCGGGGCACCTTTTCCTCGGGGCTCCTTTTCCTCAAGGGCGGGATGCCATTTAG